The genomic region ctgaattgtccttacttgacaaaggcatcaacaccgaaacattcttacctgacagaatgagtgaaactgcgacattcttacctgaaagagtgaaagaagcagcaacatacttacctgaaaaaacgaaaaaaaacgaagtatacttacctgacgtagaaacgggggatgaaactaacacaaacctacctcaattggatggtgtcctaaagtcgcagcaacgtgatgtaagttttgaacccatcatacacgatcagacacatacatctgaaaagaccaaagtcttagagaatagctcatcagctctgtcggaaacagagagctcacttcgtcctgtctcagttgagaatcaaaccgaaacggatgagcatgatactgtgcaaccagagatgtatgtcaggagatctgaacgaagtagtcagcctcctcaaagactaacttactctcaattgggcaatccactagtgaccgtagttaggtcccttttccaaggacttaataaagcttttattgactctcttactcaagaagttgtgtaccccgtagaaacaatgcacagggacgtgcatgatatttaatgggggaggatgtaacccagaagctagaaccttaatgaggtattaactaattggcttactaatatgatccatcctcaatttagataaaatataaaatataaattaaggaaattaacaatactaattaatagatatctaattaactaatagataatttcataatgaattattggaagggtgaataactaaaataacgagtttaatattaaacatcggttaaaacaagaatcttgaacatcactaacagaaacagaagaggaaagctgtatactattggtccaggtgggaatctgaaatttcattggctgagagaaataagtcccgcctccgcgaaataaaaccgtgcgacgcagctgagcgagaggagagacaaacggctgtgcagcacgcagatacagaaagcaaagactgagcggttagagagagagagagagagaaaaaaaaacaacggtcgaggccgtgaagaaccctgatttgggtgccgcatagatagagggagaggcggacttgactccttctaataagagctaggaacttggaaccaacgcggtgagtaaagaaaaaagaagagaaaaagctaacgatgcaacttaaaaaaaaaaaggaaacttaaatagcttatcaaattaattccattcttatagatttgtgtggagacgacagagtgaaccaatcctctgtaggagggaaccgttggagcgcgttggtgagtgaatgagattaaattcagtaaattattaaattcaaaaagctaattacagcaaccgaggtgacagcagtgggctgctagacgttagatcccaggagttaacatctcaaactaccagttaacggtggtagggcatataggagttaacggctcaaaccgccagttaacggcggtagggcatatgggattcccaggagttaacggctcaaaccgccagttaatggtggtacggcctagatgtacaaggtcctcaggggcgttatagctaacaccatagaattagcaatgcgtcccttaaccaaacatttaataataaaaaaaatagataaataaaaataaataaaagctaactgattagggaggaattattttacaaaggtggaccaaaggaccagaatttatattttgtttaattttgttatagaaaattttatttatttatttatttatttgtttgtttatttatttatttatttatttattgtgttacagatatacaaggtgtcacaatgctgtatagaaacacaactaaatgtatccttgttgtcatgaatgtatttcttgtcgaatagtgtagagtaatagaatctaactgagcctattgagctgaacaattgttgtcatatgtaattatatttccagagctactgagaattattttaatagacaatcaaattgatgttatgttagttgaactgtgaacccaaacatgattggctatgccaatagagtgaagcatttgtttaagtctgtaagactttatgctgtgatgtgacgagaagggtcgatgccaacttgctaacagtcctgttgtttacaggctgggttttttttttccttgggtttgatcccgactcctatgatcactcacttggaacgagaactggatttcttcctgacgagggagatggcgagccttaaccactgaacgaaccaggacatctcaagtaactgaagagcagactgctctcttctgtgaacaatctcaacggtgtggtaggaaaaaatcgcaccaccggactctgactttcaccccaagcgtggggatttgacttgacgccggctgacttgtgactcatatgatcaaatctcataccgagcattttactattgtcgattgttttcatctgtttttatgtgttatctttatgtgttatatctcccattattattaaaatttagtatataaaccgtttcatgctatacccgtgactccagtcattcttaaacaacctccaattctccccgaacctaattattggcccatttgtttattttttcttttaattatcttattgtatcctgtaatccggttacatttgcatgttctccctgtgcgtcCCTgagtgcgtgggttctctccggcttctccggcttcctcccacagtccaaaaacatgactgttaggttgattggtctgtccaaattgtccttaggtgtgagtgtgtgtgtgtgtgtgggcatgattgtttgtcctgtgtgtctctgtgttgccctgtgatggactggctctctgtctctgtaccccgcttgattgcccgttgactgctggagatagccccccccaccccccaccccccgcgcgACCCTGCGtgtacaaagcgggttcagaaaatggatggatgtactaCTGGTGCACACAGGGGACCTGTCCTGCAGAAATTCCTTAATGTTCCTGTGAAAATAACTGCAATCGAACCTGACAGTAGTGTTGCGGTTTTGAAATAAAGTTTGAATGAACTGGAATTTAAACATTTCAGGCAGCAGTTCTTATAGAAAATTAATGTTTACAGAAACTTACAGCGCACGCCCAGGCTGATATCAGCTATAAGTAGAACACCAGCAAGAACCACCAGGATTAGTGCAGCCCGTCTGCCACGTCTCCATGAACTCACACGGAACAAAAACACTAGACAAAATGGCAACAAAGCAacaacaaaacatgtttttgactGATTTATCATTTATTGCTGCATCTGAAAAATGCAGTAAAGAGTTGATAAAAATCTTCAGTGGAAGGGTGGTAAATCTTTAAAAACCATACCTTGCAGTTTGCTTTGGTTAAATTGGTTGCAAGTCTTCAGGTCTTCATCATCACTAACCTCTTGACTAACCAGTGTGTCACAGTCAGAGCCACAGCCTTGGTGTCCTGCCCTCTCCATTACTGCTGTTTGTTATGAACACTTGTGTGCAAGGACAAGTGAAAGCATAGACACGATCGTAACCAAAAAAGTTGAATTCCGAGTTGAAGAGAATAGGGAAATGAAACAACTTTCCCAATAGTGTTACTTCAAAACCCAGATGTGAATGTGCTGACTTGTGTTTTGTGCTATGATGTGAAATCAACTGAAATGAAAACTCAGGAAATTTCCAGTTCAGCTTCCTTTTACTATCATAAACAGTCAAAGTTTCTGAGTGAATCAGTTTTCAAATGAAAAAGTTATAAAATATTTTAGAATCTAAAGagttttttgaagtttcacaaaattCATTCATATAAAATATTTACAAaagtttcagtttttttatttgttttttacaaGATCTTGAGGGATTTGAAACAATCGGTATAAAAAAGCCTCATGCCTGAGAGTGACTTTAAATTTCAGCAGGTGGAAGGTAAGCACTGTGAACGATTGTCATTTATAATTACTGAAATCACACAAAGCTGAGCATTTACTaggatttgattttattttacacagtGTGTGTTTCCAAAAGTAGTTCTTGAATCAGTTTGCATTTATTTCACATATCCAGCGGATGTTATGTCTCTGGCAGCCGCCATCATAGCGCGTCTTCCACGGATTATCGGCACTATAAACTGCAACTGCACAGTCTTCTCCTACATGGTAGTCATTTGGCTCCCCGTCTATCCAGTACCTTAAAAAATTTACAACAATCTTTAACgttttttttatataaaactCAGGTAATAATTAAAATCCCCCACCTAGGCTCGACCTCTGTGACATTATTGATCCACTCCCATGTTCCTTCAACATTCATGTCAGTGAGGCCGATCCAGAATCCATTATTCCAGACATCAGTATTAATGAGTTTCATCATTTCAATGGTGTGACTCACAAACATCTGCGTAAGCACAAACATGCATTTTAAGTCCCACCTGCAGACATTTATTCCAGCATTTTGCAAATTTTTTCTTACTTATTTTTCTAACTCACCTGTTCCTGCTGATTATCAATCACAACAAGATCAGAACCACGTCTGATGCAGTCTGCTCTGCTGTCTCTCCAGGTCTTCTTCTCATACGGAGAAAAGTAGTAGCAGGATGAGTTGAAATGAGTCCACCCAGAAGAACATCTGCTACAAGATGTACCTGGAACAAAGAAATATGTTTGTGTCGTCTTAACATATTCAAAAATTGTAATCATGAATTGCATTACACATCTGTCTGACCTAGAGCTGACAAGTTGGCCAGTAGGTTGGTATTCTCTGCTTGCAGAGCTTTAAGCTGTCTCTGGTAACCATCATTGATAAGATTCAGCTGATGAACTTGCTCCTTTACTTTTGTATAATTTTGCATTGTCCCTTCAGCTTCAATCCCAGTGCTCTGGTTGCTACAGAGATCGTTCAGCTTGCTGAACAGCTGTAAGGCTGCAGAGTGATAAACCTGAAGGGAGTCCTTTTTGATTTTGGCACCTGAAGAAATGAAAACACACTTGTAAAACAATTGGAGTGGGTCACAAACAATAAACTTGAAGATTGTCATTTATAAATTTGaggtaaataaaattatattcaCAGCCAAGATAAGATTATAATGAAAGTTTTATTGTTTCAGATCTTTACAATTCATGAGGAAAAACCAAAAATTGTATTTTTATCTCTTCTAACTTTAAGGGATGTTGAAACATTTCTGCAAGAGGActacaacaaaaataaaagtacATTTAGCAAATTGCTATAAATGAAATCCTGATGAACATTGTGAATGATACTTACAGTTTGCACTAAGAGCAACAGCAACTATGAGTAACACAACGTTCAGAAGTCCCAGACACAGATTAAGAACGTTGTAGTTTTCAAAACTGTATCCACCTGCAGTAATTAAGCATAAAATGTTGACTTTTGTTAAATTGTTCATGTAATTTTGAACAGTGGGTAGCTTACttgctttatttaaaattaaatagaaaagaaaaagcaATTTCTACAACATATTTGATTTTGCAAAGCCTTTGATGGGAATTTCTGTGAACTTTGGTTAAGAAAACAGGTCATACCTTGTCCAAATATTTTGTAGAGTCTGTGGCGGAATTCATTTGCTCGTTTGTATGTTTGCTCCATGACTGTGGTGTTGAAGGAACTGCTGAATAATCTGGTTGGTAACGTTTTTATACTCATGAGCGGAAGATAAGGAATTTGTTCTCCTTTTATGTTTGGTCAGATGTTTTAATAATTTGACTGTTCAGAAGAACTGATGATTTTCTCATTGGCCTCATTTGACACATACTTTTTACAAGTTTGTTAGAATAGTtttattaatttgttttacaggttTATAATAAGGCATCATTTTAAATTACTTTTCTACGAATAACCAGcactttgtttatttttgtcaggTAAAACAACTGGATTCCTGctgacataaataaaaaaatgtgaatTTAAAAATGCCATAATTTGAACTACATTTTATGCAGATTTGAACATTTTGCGATTGTTTCCGGGTCAAAAGAAACTAGGGCAAACTAGTCAAAATTGAACGGAAATCTTTGTAAACATGTTTGTAACTTGCATACTCAACTCATAAGTTTATTAAAACTATTAAACAGA from Nothobranchius furzeri strain GRZ-AD chromosome 18, NfurGRZ-RIMD1, whole genome shotgun sequence harbors:
- the LOC139063887 gene encoding C-type lectin domain family 4 member M-like isoform X2 — protein: MSIKTLPTRLFSSSFNTTVMEQTYKRANEFRHRLYKIFGQGGYSFENYNVLNLCLGLLNVVLLIVAVALSANCAKIKKDSLQVYHSAALQLFSKLNDLCSNQSTGIEAEGTMQNYTKVKEQVHQLNLINDGYQRQLKALQAENTNLLANLSALGTSCSRCSSGWTHFNSSCYYFSPYEKKTWRDSRADCIRRGSDLVVIDNQQEQMFVSHTIEMMKLINTDVWNNGFWIGLTDMNVEGTWEWINNVTEVEPRLL
- the LOC139063887 gene encoding asialoglycoprotein receptor 1-like isoform X1, giving the protein MSIKTLPTRLFSSSFNTTVMEQTYKRANEFRHRLYKIFGQGGYSFENYNVLNLCLGLLNVVLLIVAVALSANCAKIKKDSLQVYHSAALQLFSKLNDLCSNQSTGIEAEGTMQNYTKVKEQVHQLNLINDGYQRQLKALQAENTNLLANLSALGTSCSRCSSGWTHFNSSCYYFSPYEKKTWRDSRADCIRRGSDLVVIDNQQEQMFVSHTIEMMKLINTDVWNNGFWIGLTDMNVEGTWEWINNVTEVEPRYWIDGEPNDYHVGEDCAVAVYSADNPWKTRYDGGCQRHNIRWICEINAN